A region from the Sulfurivermis fontis genome encodes:
- a CDS encoding O-antigen ligase family protein, translating into MDVRDYASRTLTGTNPGVAMHRWLTWWTAALVFIFPVVVATTNGGGSYVYTLLVLPALYYGRHWQNLSLWERRILLGFVVALIAMSLSFINSEDIRQGLKYLERYLRFVLMIPVYLMMRRYSLALGRELGVGAIVACVVMAVQGGYQVSWVGHEFASGYYHKIVFGDLAVLWGALAVIFALTMARGGLGIGIAAISASAALYASVLSQTRGSWLFVPVFILTLLWMYRKELLANRQMVLAGFVVMLALMSFGIWKSDRFVQGVERGAEDLRIFMQDPSAATSWGIRLNLWRNTLLIVEEHPILGSGLGDFHQEMRDMAADGRSWSTAVEDFGHAHSIYFDALANGGLVGLIATVVAYLLLPLLAFGRGLRNAITPEQRFYAMGGLVTVLAFATFGLSEALWARNPFVNTYVVCIVVFLASMVNSGVRLAKDKCDGGQGELARL; encoded by the coding sequence ATGGATGTGCGTGATTATGCAAGCCGGACGCTAACGGGAACGAATCCTGGTGTGGCCATGCACCGCTGGTTAACATGGTGGACTGCGGCTCTGGTATTCATTTTTCCCGTTGTTGTGGCGACGACTAACGGCGGCGGAAGCTATGTCTATACGTTGTTGGTGTTGCCTGCATTGTATTATGGCAGGCATTGGCAAAATCTCTCTTTGTGGGAGCGGCGAATTCTGCTCGGTTTTGTAGTGGCACTTATTGCCATGTCGCTCAGCTTTATCAATTCTGAAGATATCCGCCAGGGGCTTAAATACCTTGAACGATATCTGCGTTTCGTATTGATGATCCCTGTGTATTTGATGATGCGGCGCTATAGTCTCGCGTTAGGTCGAGAGTTGGGCGTTGGAGCAATTGTCGCGTGTGTAGTGATGGCGGTACAGGGGGGCTATCAGGTCAGTTGGGTCGGCCACGAGTTCGCCAGCGGTTATTACCACAAAATTGTTTTTGGTGATTTGGCTGTGTTGTGGGGGGCTTTGGCAGTGATTTTTGCGTTGACCATGGCTCGTGGTGGCTTGGGGATTGGTATTGCCGCAATTTCGGCCTCCGCCGCCCTTTATGCAAGTGTACTGTCGCAGACGCGGGGCTCCTGGTTGTTTGTCCCTGTGTTTATACTCACCCTTCTATGGATGTATAGGAAGGAATTATTGGCCAACCGTCAAATGGTGTTAGCCGGATTTGTGGTTATGCTTGCGCTGATGTCGTTCGGGATATGGAAGAGTGATCGATTTGTTCAAGGAGTGGAACGCGGGGCCGAGGATTTGAGGATATTTATGCAAGACCCGAGTGCGGCTACGTCTTGGGGAATTAGGCTCAATTTGTGGCGTAATACCTTGTTGATCGTGGAGGAACATCCAATATTAGGTAGCGGACTGGGCGATTTTCATCAGGAGATGCGCGACATGGCGGCCGATGGGCGCTCCTGGAGTACCGCCGTCGAAGATTTCGGTCATGCGCATAGCATTTACTTCGATGCTCTGGCTAATGGCGGATTGGTGGGGTTGATTGCTACCGTTGTGGCGTATTTGCTATTGCCTTTGCTGGCATTTGGTCGCGGGTTGCGTAATGCTATCACGCCGGAACAGCGTTTCTATGCGATGGGTGGGCTTGTGACGGTGCTGGCATTTGCTACCTTCGGTCTGAGTGAGGCGCTATGGGCACGGAATCCGTTCGTGAACACTTATGTAGTTTGCATTGTTGTGTTTCTGGCCAGTATGGTGAATTCTGGGGTGCGGTTGGCTAAGGACAAGTGCGATGGGGGGCAGGGTGAGCTAGCCCGGCTTTAA
- a CDS encoding integrase core domain-containing protein, whose amino-acid sequence MPPTGVNAARRSVQARLDPPPHGPNSVWCMDFSEDRVENGRRFQTLLVKDEATAYCLVLPVARSFKAVDVERELDRMVEQYGCPDFVRCDNGGQFIAFVVQRWAQRRGIRMAHIDPGKPWQNGAAESLVATYRREVLDAELFHTLLEAEVISERWRRMYNEQRPHSRLNYRPPATAYPAKKVV is encoded by the coding sequence ATACCGCCCACTGGCGTAAACGCCGCAAGAAGAAGCGTACAGGCGCGCCTTGATCCGCCGCCCCATGGGCCGAACAGCGTCTGGTGCATGGATTTCTCCGAGGACCGTGTAGAGAATGGCCGGCGTTTTCAGACCCTGCTCGTCAAAGACGAGGCGACAGCCTATTGCCTGGTACTGCCGGTGGCGCGCTCCTTCAAGGCAGTGGATGTCGAGCGGGAGCTGGATCGGATGGTGGAGCAATATGGCTGCCCCGATTTCGTCCGCTGTGACAACGGTGGTCAGTTCATCGCCTTCGTGGTGCAGCGTTGGGCTCAGCGTCGTGGCATACGCATGGCGCACATCGACCCTGGCAAGCCTTGGCAGAACGGGGCGGCTGAAAGCCTGGTGGCCACCTACCGCCGCGAAGTGCTCGATGCGGAGCTGTTTCACACCTTGCTGGAGGCTGAGGTGATCAGCGAGAGATGGCGCCGGATGTACAACGAGCAACGACCGCACAGTCGTTTGAACTATCGGCCTCCGGCTACCGCCTATCCGGCAAAGAAGGTAGTCTAG
- a CDS encoding IS3 family transposase, with product MAKAHSAWGYRLVAGWLRENGSSASLKRVRRLWRQEGYTAHWRKRRKKKRTGAP from the coding sequence ATTGCCAAGGCGCACTCGGCCTGGGGTTACCGTCTTGTAGCCGGATGGCTGCGCGAGAATGGTTCTAGTGCGAGCCTGAAGCGCGTGCGGCGGTTGTGGCGCCAGGAGGGCTATACCGCCCACTGGCGTAAACGCCGCAAGAAGAAGCGTACAGGCGCGCCTTGA
- a CDS encoding TRAP transporter TatT component family protein, with protein MATRMSLIQTGFMRWVGTVGMVVLLAGCAGMVTQRMGATLSSAILNQDDPETVRAGAPAYLLLIDGLIADDPQDKNMLLAGARLYGAYAAVFVDDGERALRMAKKARDYARRGLCADYPQVCKVESAPYDQFVPSLHEVQVEGLDALYVYGSAWAGRIQADSSDWAAIADLPKVEAVMRRVVAMDPEYDNGRAQLYLAVLNTLVPPSVGGRPEVGRGFFEKAIAVSQGKDLMAKVEFARRYARMVFDRELHDRLLHEVVTAEVHVPGLVLSNVLAQQEARKLLASSAEYFME; from the coding sequence ATGGCCACCAGAATGTCATTGATACAAACCGGCTTCATGCGGTGGGTCGGAACGGTCGGCATGGTTGTGCTTCTGGCCGGTTGTGCCGGCATGGTAACGCAACGGATGGGGGCCACACTGTCCAGCGCAATCCTGAACCAGGACGACCCCGAGACGGTGCGGGCCGGGGCACCGGCCTATCTCCTGCTCATCGATGGGCTGATAGCCGATGACCCCCAGGACAAGAACATGTTGCTGGCCGGTGCACGTCTGTATGGTGCTTATGCCGCGGTGTTTGTGGACGACGGGGAGCGCGCCCTGCGTATGGCCAAGAAGGCGCGGGACTATGCCCGGCGGGGTTTGTGTGCGGATTATCCGCAGGTCTGCAAGGTCGAATCAGCGCCCTATGATCAGTTTGTTCCATCCTTGCATGAGGTGCAGGTAGAGGGGCTGGATGCGTTGTATGTCTATGGTAGTGCCTGGGCCGGCCGGATTCAGGCGGACAGTTCCGACTGGGCGGCGATCGCGGATCTTCCCAAGGTCGAGGCTGTCATGCGCCGTGTGGTTGCCATGGATCCGGAATACGACAATGGTCGGGCACAGCTTTATCTCGCTGTCCTTAACACGTTGGTGCCGCCGTCGGTTGGCGGCAGGCCGGAGGTGGGGCGCGGCTTTTTCGAGAAGGCCATTGCCGTGTCACAGGGCAAGGATTTGATGGCCAAGGTGGAGTTCGCGCGCCGTTATGCGCGCATGGTTTTCGACCGAGAGTTGCATGACCGCTTGCTGCACGAGGTGGTGACGGCGGAGGTACATGTGCCCGGTCTGGTGTTGAGCAATGTTCTGGCGCAGCAGGAGGCGAGGAAGCTGCTGGCGAGTTCGGCCGAGTATTTCATGGAGTGA
- the dctP gene encoding TRAP transporter substrate-binding protein DctP, with product MALLCLLLSLLSFPAAAVTFKIATAAPDGTSWMEAFRKGADEIKQRTAGRVEFRFYPGGVMGNDKSVLRKIRIGQLHGGAITGGGLAEIYPDAQIYSLPFIFNSLAEVDYVRTRMDPLLMQGLEKQGFVGFGISEGGFAYLMSNQPVEKLDDLKPLKVWVPEGDVISYTAFQSVGIHPVSLPLTDVLTGLQTGLIDTVAASAVGAIALQWHTRVKYLTDTPLIYIYGTLVVSAKAFNQLQPPDQAVVREVFGKVLAQLNVQSREDEVRAREVLQQQGIGFVPLKQGDGWHDVVDETTRRLTEKQVFSAGMLGVLQKHINDYRAGAGK from the coding sequence TTGGCTTTGTTGTGTTTGTTGCTGTCGTTGTTGTCTTTCCCGGCGGCGGCGGTGACCTTCAAGATAGCCACGGCGGCACCGGATGGCACCAGCTGGATGGAGGCGTTCCGCAAGGGCGCTGATGAGATCAAGCAGCGCACGGCCGGGCGGGTGGAGTTCCGTTTCTACCCCGGCGGTGTGATGGGCAACGACAAGAGTGTGCTGCGCAAGATCCGCATTGGCCAGCTGCACGGCGGTGCCATCACCGGCGGTGGGCTGGCGGAAATCTATCCCGATGCCCAGATCTACAGTCTGCCGTTTATCTTCAACTCCCTGGCCGAAGTGGATTATGTCCGCACCCGCATGGACCCGCTGCTGATGCAGGGACTGGAAAAACAGGGATTTGTCGGCTTTGGTATCAGTGAAGGCGGTTTTGCCTATCTGATGTCCAATCAGCCGGTGGAAAAGCTGGATGACCTCAAGCCGCTCAAGGTGTGGGTGCCGGAAGGCGATGTCATCAGCTATACGGCGTTTCAATCGGTGGGCATACATCCCGTGTCATTGCCCCTGACCGATGTTCTCACCGGGTTGCAGACCGGATTGATCGACACCGTGGCTGCCTCGGCGGTCGGCGCCATCGCGTTGCAGTGGCATACGCGGGTGAAGTATCTGACCGATACCCCCCTTATTTACATTTACGGCACGCTGGTGGTGTCGGCCAAGGCCTTCAATCAGTTGCAGCCGCCGGATCAGGCTGTGGTGCGCGAGGTGTTCGGCAAGGTGCTGGCCCAGCTCAATGTCCAGAGCCGAGAGGACGAGGTGCGTGCCCGTGAGGTGCTGCAGCAACAGGGCATCGGTTTCGTGCCGCTCAAGCAGGGCGATGGTTGGCATGATGTGGTGGATGAGACCACGCGCCGGTTGACCGAAAAACAGGTGTTCAGTGCCGGGATGCTCGGGGTGTTGCAAAAGCACATCAATGACTACCGGGCAGGGGCGGGTAAGTAA
- a CDS encoding TRAP transporter small permease, whose amino-acid sequence MEGRLGRIIHGVRLVEDALVVVLVLAMILLAAGQILLRNFWGVGAVWADPLLRVMVLWVGLLGAMAATRHNNHITVDVLSRFLSPRLKRISQWLTGLFASGVCAVLAWHGARFVAMEYEAGTLVFAGLPAWCCELIIPLGFGVMALRFFVVTVWPAAEPA is encoded by the coding sequence TTGGAGGGCAGGTTAGGACGGATTATCCACGGGGTACGCCTGGTCGAGGACGCACTCGTCGTGGTGCTGGTATTGGCGATGATCCTGCTCGCTGCCGGGCAGATCCTGCTGCGCAATTTTTGGGGTGTCGGTGCCGTCTGGGCCGATCCCCTGCTGCGCGTGATGGTCTTGTGGGTGGGCCTGCTGGGAGCGATGGCGGCGACCCGCCACAATAATCACATTACCGTAGATGTGCTGTCGCGTTTCCTGTCGCCACGCCTCAAGCGCATCAGCCAGTGGCTGACCGGGCTGTTTGCCAGCGGCGTCTGTGCCGTGCTGGCCTGGCATGGTGCGCGTTTTGTCGCCATGGAGTACGAGGCCGGGACGCTGGTGTTTGCCGGCCTGCCGGCCTGGTGTTGTGAGCTGATCATCCCCCTTGGTTTTGGCGTAATGGCCTTGCGCTTCTTCGTCGTTACCGTCTGGCCCGCAGCGGAGCCGGCATGA
- a CDS encoding TRAP transporter large permease, producing MSAAITLLLLGLALLGAPLFAVIAASALIGFQSSDIDLSVVLIEFYRLAEMPILLAIPLFTFSGYLLSESNAPRRLVHLTGALLGWMPGGLAVVSLVACAIFTAFTGASGVTIVALGALLYPALAQAGYNHRFSLGLITTSGSLGLLFAPSLPLILYGVIAQQLGVGGSITIDDLFLAGILPGLLMVAALSVWSMWVNRGQPLHGFAGTKIGKALREAMWELPLPFIVLGGIYSGYFAVSEAAAVTALYVLVVEVMIHREVRYSDLPRIIRESMVLVGGILVILGVSLASTNYLIDAEVPTRLFDAIREHIKDPLTFLMLLNVFLLILGMMLDIFSALVIMVPLLLPIALGYGINPLHLGIIFLANMQLGYFTPPVGMNLFIASYRFRVPVMQIYHATLPFFFILLLTVLIITYLPALSLYLPGRAGP from the coding sequence ATGAGCGCCGCCATCACCCTGCTGTTGCTCGGTCTGGCGCTGCTCGGTGCGCCGCTGTTTGCCGTCATTGCCGCCAGCGCCCTGATCGGTTTTCAGTCCTCGGACATCGATCTCTCGGTGGTATTGATCGAGTTCTACCGCCTGGCCGAAATGCCGATCCTGCTGGCCATTCCACTGTTCACCTTCTCCGGATATCTGCTCAGCGAGAGCAATGCGCCACGCCGCCTGGTCCATCTGACCGGTGCACTGCTGGGCTGGATGCCCGGCGGCCTGGCGGTGGTCTCGCTGGTGGCCTGTGCCATCTTTACCGCCTTTACCGGCGCCTCCGGCGTCACCATCGTTGCCCTGGGGGCCCTGTTGTATCCCGCCCTGGCACAGGCGGGTTACAACCACCGTTTCAGTCTCGGTCTGATCACCACCTCCGGGAGTCTGGGGCTGCTGTTTGCGCCTTCACTGCCGCTGATTCTCTATGGCGTCATCGCGCAGCAGCTGGGTGTCGGCGGTTCCATTACCATCGACGACCTGTTCCTGGCCGGCATACTGCCGGGGCTGCTGATGGTGGCGGCGCTGTCGGTTTGGAGCATGTGGGTCAACCGCGGGCAACCCTTGCATGGCTTTGCCGGCACCAAGATCGGCAAGGCGCTGCGCGAGGCGATGTGGGAACTGCCGCTGCCGTTCATTGTGCTGGGCGGCATCTACAGCGGCTATTTCGCCGTGTCCGAGGCGGCGGCGGTGACGGCGCTGTATGTGCTGGTGGTGGAGGTGATGATCCACCGCGAGGTCAGATACAGCGATCTGCCGCGCATCATCCGCGAGTCGATGGTGTTGGTGGGCGGCATCCTGGTGATCCTCGGCGTCTCGCTGGCATCGACCAATTACCTCATCGATGCCGAGGTGCCGACGCGGCTGTTCGATGCCATCCGCGAACACATCAAGGATCCGCTGACCTTCCTGATGCTGCTCAACGTGTTCCTGCTGATTCTGGGCATGATGCTGGATATCTTTTCCGCCCTGGTAATCATGGTGCCGTTACTGTTGCCCATTGCCCTTGGCTACGGCATCAACCCGCTCCATCTCGGCATCATCTTCCTCGCCAACATGCAGTTGGGTTACTTCACCCCGCCGGTGGGCATGAACCTGTTCATCGCCAGCTATCGTTTCCGGGTGCCGGTGATGCAGATTTATCATGCCACCCTGCCGTTTTTCTTTATTCTGTTGCTGACGGTACTGATCATCACCTATTTGCCTGCGCTGAGCCTGTATCTGCCGGGACGGGCCGGGCCGTAG
- a CDS encoding GGDEF domain-containing protein — MSSDLHSENKTLRRRLTAVLANARHNEERMRRFHEQELRLLSANGLVDLLRHVLVGHRQVFGLESVTLTLVDPEYEVQRLLADLGCSDGFPELRFLDSASALAGFFGSAQLPKLGSYRSEQHAALFHLGPPPASVAVLPLLRQRRLIGSLNLGSREEGRFIPGSATDFLERLGAVVAIGLENAINHERLKHIGLTDALTGVHNRRYFDRRLVEEVERVQRTHQPLACLFLDVDHFKKVNDTYGHQVGDRVLQEVAARIKAQLRLSDALGRYGGEEFSALLVQTDSAQALDVAERIRAAIAAEPFRLGGDHNLTVTLSVGMALLTPEDCCGALSACAERLVAQADEAVYRAKQGGRNRVERGG, encoded by the coding sequence ATGAGCTCGGATCTGCACAGTGAAAACAAGACGTTGCGCCGTCGCCTGACCGCGGTCCTGGCCAATGCGCGGCACAATGAGGAGCGCATGCGGCGGTTTCACGAGCAGGAACTGCGCCTGCTCAGCGCCAACGGCCTGGTGGACCTGTTGCGTCACGTGCTGGTCGGCCATCGCCAGGTGTTCGGCCTGGAGAGTGTGACGCTGACCTTGGTTGACCCCGAATACGAAGTGCAGCGCCTGCTGGCCGACCTGGGTTGCAGCGACGGCTTTCCCGAACTGCGCTTCCTGGATTCGGCCTCCGCGCTGGCCGGTTTCTTCGGTTCCGCCCAGTTGCCCAAGCTGGGCAGCTATCGTTCCGAGCAACACGCGGCCCTGTTCCATCTGGGCCCGCCCCCGGCCAGTGTGGCCGTTCTGCCGCTGCTGCGCCAGCGTCGTCTCATCGGCAGCCTGAATCTGGGGAGTCGAGAGGAAGGACGATTCATTCCCGGCAGTGCTACCGATTTTCTCGAACGTTTGGGGGCGGTCGTGGCCATCGGGCTGGAAAACGCCATCAATCACGAACGGCTCAAGCATATCGGCCTGACCGATGCCCTTACCGGCGTACACAATCGGCGTTATTTTGATCGCCGCCTGGTTGAAGAGGTGGAAAGGGTGCAACGCACTCATCAGCCGCTGGCCTGCCTGTTTCTCGACGTCGATCACTTCAAGAAGGTCAACGACACCTATGGACATCAAGTGGGTGATCGTGTGCTGCAGGAGGTGGCCGCACGCATCAAGGCGCAACTGCGCCTGTCCGATGCCCTGGGCCGCTATGGCGGCGAGGAGTTTTCGGCCCTGCTGGTGCAAACCGATTCAGCACAGGCGTTGGATGTCGCCGAGCGCATTCGTGCCGCCATCGCCGCCGAGCCCTTCCGCCTCGGCGGTGATCACAATCTGACGGTTACCCTTTCCGTAGGGATGGCGCTGCTGACACCAGAGGACTGCTGCGGCGCTCTGTCGGCCTGTGCGGAACGACTGGTGGCGCAGGCCGATGAGGCGGTATATCGTGCCAAGCAGGGTGGGCGCAACCGGGTGGAACGGGGCGGGTAG